One window of the Seriola aureovittata isolate HTS-2021-v1 ecotype China chromosome 22, ASM2101889v1, whole genome shotgun sequence genome contains the following:
- the tnnt2c gene encoding troponin T2c, cardiac → MCCDCLRGTIMSDTEEIVEEYEQEEEEEEEVEEVEEEEEEEEEEEEEQRDIEAEKKEEHADENEHEEESKRRRLMFQNITPPKLPDGEKVDFDDLHRKRVEKDFNDLQTLIELHFSNRQKEEEELVSLRNRIERRRSDRAEQQRVRTEQDRERQARLAEERARREEEAAKLRAEEEAKKKKIFTNKSFGGYLQKVDQKKGKKLTAREEKKKALMERRKPLNIDHLSQEKLAEKAQDLWQWLHQLHAEKFELAEKLKRQKYDIYVLRNRVSDHQRGSKASKTSRGAKGKSGSWK, encoded by the exons ATGTGCTGTGATTG CCTCCGAGGTACCATCATGTCAGACACTGAGGAAATTGTGGAGGAATatgagcaggaggaggaagaggaagaggaggtcgaagaagttgaagaagaagaagaagaggaggaagaagaagaagaggagcagagggacattgaagcagagaagaaagaagagcaTGCTGATGAGAATGAGCATGAAGAAGAGTCCAAACGGCGACGACTTATGTTCCAAAATATCACTCCTCCGAAGCTCCCTGATGGTGAGAAGGTCGACTTTGATGACCTCCACCGCAAGAGAGTAGAAAAGGATTTCAACGACCTCCAGACGCTGATCGAGCTGCACTTCTCCAACCgtcagaaggaggaggaagagctggtCTCGCTGCGCAACCGCATCGAACGCCGCCGCTCTGACAGAGCCGAACAGCAACGTGTCCGCACAGAGCAGGACCGTGAGCGCCAAGCGCGGCTGGCCGAGGAGAGGGCGAGGCGCGAGGAGGAGGCGGCCAAGCTGCGCGCCGAGGAGGaagccaagaagaagaagatattcACCAACAAGTCGTTCGGCGGCTACCTGCAGAAGGTGGACCAGAAGAAGGGCAAGAAGCTGACGGCAcgagaggagaagaagaaggccTTGATGGAGCGCAGGAAGCCGCTCAACATCGACCACCTGAGCCAGGAGAAGCTGGCAGAGAAGGCGCAGGACCTGTGGCAGTGGCTCCACCAGCTGCACGCCGAGAAGTTTGAGCTGGCCGAAAAGCTCAAGAGGCAGAAGTACGACATCTACGTGCTGCGAAACCGAGTCAGCGACCACCAGAGGGGCTCCAAGGCATCTAAGACGTCCCGCGGCGCCAAGGGCAAGTCTGGCTCCTGGAAGTGA
- the kcnj8 gene encoding ATP-sensitive inward rectifier potassium channel 8 — MLARKSIIPEEFGLPGLASRMPRKPVFRDRVNKARFIAKNGSCNLAHKNIREQGRFLQDVFTTLVDLKWRFTLVIFTTTFVSSWLLFAMSWWLVAFAHGDLDPQQRNRTHCVTDVKSFTSAFLFSIEVQVTIGFGARMITEQCPTAITVLILQNIVGLIINAVMLGCIFMKTAQSNRRAETLIFSRHAVIAVRNNRLCFMIRIGDLRKSMIIGATVRLQVVRKTTTPEGEVIPIHQIDVQTESAVASNNLFLLAPLIICHVIDKNSPLYDLSAMELQCSDLEVIVILEGVVETTGITTQARTSYVSEEIQWGHRFVPIVTEEEGVYSVDYSKFGNTVKVTTPLCSARELDEKPSILIQTLQKSELSHQNSLRKRNSMRRNNSMRKGAGSSGSLRRNNSGIASPKVQFFTPGDGGQTLNAVT; from the exons ATGTTGGCGCGGAAAAGCATCATCCCGGAGGAGTTCGGTCTGCCGGGGCTCGCCTCCCGCATGCCCCGCAAGCCGGTGTTCAGGGACCGCGTGAACAAGGCGCGCTTCATCGCCAAAAACGGCTCGTGCAACTTGGCGCACAAGAACATCCGCGAGCAGGGCCGATTCCTGCAGGACGTGTTCACCACGCTGGTGGACCTGAAATGGCGCTTCACGCTGGTCATCTTCACCACCACGTTCGTCAGCAGCTGGCTGCTGTTCGCCATGAGCTGGTGGCTGGTCGCGTTTGCGCACGGAGACCTGGACCCGCAGCAGCGGAACAGGACCCACTGCGTCACCGACGTCAA GTCGTTCACCTCAGCCTTCCTGTTCTCCATCGAGGTTCAGGTGACCATCGGCTTCGGAGCGCGGATGATAACGGAGCAGTGTCCGACCGCCATCACCGTCCTCATCCTGCAGAACATAGTGGGGCTCATCATCAACGCTGTCATGCTGG gctGCATCTTCATGAAGACGGCCCAGTCGAACCGTCGGGCGGAGACGCTGATCTTCAGCCGTCACGCCGTGATCGCCGTCAGAAACAACCGCCTGTGCTTCATGATTCGCATCGGGGATCTGAGGAAGAGCATGATCATAGGAGCCACCGTCAGGTTACAG GTGGTGAGGAAGACGACCACACCAGAGGGGGAGGTGATCCCCATCCATCAGATCGACGTCCAGACGGAGAGCGCCGTGGCCAGCAACAACCTGTTCCTCCTCGCCCCGCTCATCATCTGCCACGTCATCGACAAAAACAg CCCGCTGTACGACCTGTCAGCCATGGAGCTTCAGTGCAGCGACCTGGAGGTGATCGTCATCCTGGAAGGAGTGGTGGAGACGACGGGGATCACCACGCAGGCCCGGACCTCCTACGTCTCTGAGGAGATCCAGTGGGGTCACCGCTTCGTTCCCATAGTAACGGAGGAGGAGGGCGTGTACTCTGTGGACTACTCCAAGTTTGGCAACACAGTCAAG GTGACGACGCCGCTGTGCAGCGCCAGAGAGCTGGACGAGAAGCCGTCCATCTTAATTCAAACTCTCCAGAAGAGCGAACTGTCGCACCAAAACTCTCTGAGGAAGCGTAACTCCATGAGACGCAACAACTCCATGCGTAAAGGCGCAGGGAGCAGCGGGAGCCTGCGCCGGAACAACTCGGGGATCGCCTCGCCCAAAGTCCAGTTCTTCACCCCTGGCGACGGAGGCCAGACCCTGAACGCTGTCACCTGA